One window of the Dermacentor andersoni chromosome 10, qqDerAnde1_hic_scaffold, whole genome shotgun sequence genome contains the following:
- the LOC140213618 gene encoding uncharacterized protein has product MVESAMDCGASSAAIVQTVIELMDSDSEDEDFDDIVTILALKLTRLQRNRIPKYCEEVVSRYFDFEFKRLFRLSRETFDRLATGYMASPFFPSATRRGRPRVSAEKTCLVVLCYLGGQCSMYSLADRFDLAVSTVHSCVVRMLDFLNSVSEEVIAWPGRQEQERSKASFLAKTGGKGPQNTVGCIDGCHVEINKPTESPHSYYNRKKWPSIVLQGIVNDRNKFLDVFIGFPGSAHDARVLRESPFFEEAALKCCNGYILGDSAYPLLPWLMTPYRDNEATFPSWKKKFNVVHSQQRVAVENAFGLLKQRFRRLYLVDAASIKQCVLTVMGACVLHNLCNEERDFFDELRQLPVQEEVVNDEDTDIFIDRGVAGFSESLRENIAQNQC; this is encoded by the coding sequence ATGGTGGAAAGCGCTATGGATTGCGGCGCATCGTCTGCAGCCATCGTTCAAACAGTTATTGAGCTGATGGACTCGGACAGTGAAGACGAGGACTTCGACGATATTGTCACAATTCTAGCGCTGAAGCTAACTAGGTTGCAACGCAATAGAATTCCTAAGTACTGTGAAGAAGTCGTGAGTCGCTACTTTGATTTTGAATTTAAAAGACTTTTCCGCCTATCGCGCGAGACGTTTGACAGACTTGCTACCGGATACATGGCGTCGCCGTTCTTCCCGAGCGCGACAAGAAGAGGACGTCCAAGGGTTAGTGCCGAAAAGACATGCTTGGTGGTTTTGTGTTACTTGGGTGGACAGTGCAGTATGTACTCTTTGGCTGACCGCTTCGACCTTGCCGTGTCGACTGTACACAGCTGTGTCGTGCGAATGTTGGATTTCCTCAACAGTGTCAGTGAGGAGGTTATTGCGTGGCCTGGCCGGCAGGAGCAGGAGCGCAGCAAGGCGAGCTTCCTTGCAAAAACCGGTGGCAAGGGGCCCCAAAACACAGTAGGCTGTATTGATGGCTGCCACGTCGAGATCAACAAGCCGACGGAATCTCCTCATTCTTACTACAACCGAAAGAAGTGGCCTTCAATTGTGCTGCAAGGCATTGTCAATGACAGAAACAAGTTCCTGGATGTATTTATTGGATTCCCTGGCTCGGCACACGACGCAAGGGTGCTGCGTGAAAGCCCTTTCTTTGAAGAAGCCGCGTTGAAATGCTGCAATGGATATATCCTTGGAGATTCAGCATATCCCCTCCTACCATGGCTGATGACGCCTTACCGAGACAACGAGGCTACTTTCCCGTCGTGGAAGAAAAAGTTCAACGTGGTTCATTCGCAGCAAAGAGTTGCAGTTGAGAATGCTTTCGGATTGCTAAAGCAGCGCTTCAGGCGGCTGTATCTCGTCGATGCTGCAAGCATCAAACAGTGCGTACTTACTGTCATGGGTGCATGTGTTCTGCACAACTTGTGCAACGAAGAGAGAGATTTTTTTGACGAACTGCGGCAGCTGCCAGTGCAAGAAGAAGTTGTCAATGATGAAGACACCGATATCTTCATTGACCGTGGTGTGGCAGGTTTCAGCGAGAGCTTGCGAGAAAATATTGCTCAGAATCAGTGCTGA